From a region of the Ovis aries strain OAR_USU_Benz2616 breed Rambouillet chromosome 2, ARS-UI_Ramb_v3.0, whole genome shotgun sequence genome:
- the RP1L1 gene encoding retinitis pigmentosa 1-like 1 protein — MNSTPRDAPAPGHREDLLPSVARTPSVTQVTPAKKITFLKRGDPRFAGVRLAVHQRAFRSFGALMDELSQRVPLSFGVRSVTTPRGLHGLNTLEQLQDGGCYLCSDKKPPRTPGGLGQPQGRSPSAQQLREFEAPGTASTCKGLKASRRITLVKNGDPRLQQTVVLSHRNTRNLTAFLSKASDLLRFPVKHVYTTSGKRVDSLKALLRSPSVLVCAGLEPFRPLVMEDVRKKGSELSSGQTSRNKSGSWGPKAKQSVIHTRSRLENRPRQFSLMSERSGHSDPSVCPHRACMCPAPNRHPLNTPARLGPLVAGEDIEKNVSMNEDGSLSVEMKVRFHLLGEEPLLWSRRLGRASTLTATSREGPDDGEADLHGCVWKGLSRDPSEPGAQGLGPCEAGGVGAFDQGQQQQGSRYEIWMNPLYTSQGEWSASQWRSGLTQNSHCRAPRSQRVTSRKRGSKDRASPASSGTPPGGSEPSSSCCSGSLEDAVASCGPHLASGAGEGRGNGAALGCRDPDGCLKPRTRGLTDALPDSSASARSHEECGERDKLSQGRPSKTPRRATQQGVPGSLTVSPSSIGNKDPQAEEFGQGAGHPQARNRSGVRPASTRGPAASGDDAGGYTPPSACASAMSRSRKQESRASTLTSASISVRSRGAQRARPREHHSPKDINCPLDSPVSQPMPGPSSGDRAHPHGPQPSLSESPQGTWNRASWDPGPPFSASLYSQDTRGLSSIPITPGSNSDCVSNFHLPDSPSAETEGGPEFRPCSPAPTPSNTSGPFSAPADGLGEKTGGDKSQPSWPLVLPAGWPEGGRLGAHWGSCCSHLGTSLAHGSSCGTIQMMPAPQPQGSQGPSSKACWVCSRYCPTPPRTRPSGKRHPSGSRREGDRSADGEPSGEQVGDEKLDAWPPRPPGSQGAASGRAVRAVRRGYPRSGPQLGRLVQGKLSGRGGGLEEPEEGGGELLGALPRASPEAVVRAWLSNIPEEPMKHELEDKGEDMAGHGLEGLQEDPVDKHSPDGLERSVWARQVPLEQAASEEAEPDKAFAVASSAGPKSGEGLPCHGVSETPTEAGTGKGVAVDGGRGQCVLPSRVSTSLQIMKALMGSRPGRPSSLPEVSHSAGRRLSCSAQALITCLARLHFFDDDDLGSPASKVRFTDSPRYQELLSTFQALWPGSGLRNGELESDLRELGWRQALPALGPHVATEDFRPTSSSGVDVGSGSGGSGEGSGPCTVDCSLVSEKMELPLSISCQGPDSRTSGNQEVPGNQQLSSYEAEGAASEDGAEKNGREQTLGGDPDQGDKNTMQDDGVQSEEIKEEKERAELQAEGVRGFPEEEGIMELELSGPVSQDGAGVWENKSLHEEEPGDPTAVDTQSSSGRRGSPPEPPRSLSERCLDASGSQSGPKAEPPLEKLLGAAETGCGQTLDKLTQGAGERATCKGRRGSLISDPVWVSKLLKKMEKAFMDHLAAATAELCTRWGLQGDHLLDQMVAELQQDVGQRLQDSVEKELLKVQSWAGGMGTGPPREALRWEASLQTEERRRRLQALRNLSPFSEQTRGREAPSFSLEDLPIFRGALGTQLAVEAKGEEFCPCEACVRKKISPASPVEAAGSASAPIRKAFDLQHILQKKQGGCADGEAAEVGPAVQREVEPLHRDPSGTGTARGTDGDPEPGSGQGPGAEEGDQTLGGDEEPWGTEEEAGAQEKEGETEPCAGSDPWEGLGRGEQGMGGEGGGLDAGCGAEDTGEPHGLRGGGLGPGGRDAGAETKEAQGAAREEQSETGGGHGGDEEGGPQYVLSGELLSALSERLRR, encoded by the exons ATGAACAGCACTCCAAGGGACGCCCCGGCCCCCGGCCACCGCGAGGACCTCCTGCCCTCTGTGGCCCGGACCCCCTCTGTCACCCAGGTCACGCCTGCCAAGAAGATAACCTTCCTCAAGCGAGGGGATCCCCGGTTTGCTGGGGTCCGCCTGGCTGTTCACCAGCGTGCCTTCAGGAGCTTTGGGGCCCTGATGGACGAGCTCTCTCAGCGGGTACCACTCTCTTTTGGGGTGCGCTCGGTCACCACACCCCGGGGTCTGCATGGCCTCAACACCCTGGAGCAGCTGCAGGATGGTGGCTGCTATCTCTGCTCTGATAAGAAGCCCCCCAGGACCCCCGGCGGGCTGGGCCAGCCCCAGGGGAGAAGCCCTTCTGCTCAGCAGTTGAGGGAATTTGAAGCACCGGGAACAGCCTCTACCTGCAAAGGTCTCAAAGCCTCGAGGAGGATCACACTGGTTAAGAATGGGGACCCTCGACTCCAGCAGACAGTGGTGCTCAGCCACAGAAACACCAGGAACCTGACGGCCTTTCTCAGCAAAGCGTCGGACCTACTGCGCTTTCCTGTGAAGCATGTATACACGACCAGTGGGAAAAGG GTGGACTCTCTGAAGGCTCTGCTGCGAAGCCCCTCCGTGCTGGTGTGCGCCGGTCTAGAGCCCTTCAGACCGCTGGTGATGGAAGATgtcagaaaaaaaggaagtgaaCTTTCATCTGGGCAGACTTCAAGGAACAAAAGTG GGAGCTGGGGGCCCAAGGCCAAACAGAGCGTGATCCATACACGGTCCAGGCTGGAGAACAGGCCGCGGCAGTTCTCCTTGATGTCGGAGAGGTCGGGGCACAGCGACCCCTCGGTGTGCCCGCATCGTGCCTGCATGTGCCCTGCCCCCAACAGGCACCCTCTGAACACTCCTGCCCGGCTCGGCCCCTTGGTGGCAGGTGAAGACATCGAGAAGAATGTGAGCATGAATGAGGATGGCAGCCTGTCTGTAGAGATGAAAGTCCGCTTCCACCTGCTGGGGGAGGAGCCGCTTCTGTGGTCCAGGAGGCTCGGGAGGGCCAGCACCCTCACCGCGACCAGCAGGGAGGGCCCCGACGATGGGGAGGCGGATCTCCATGGCTGTGTGTGGAAGGGCCTCTCTAGGGATCCATCAGAGCCTGGGGCACAGGGACTGGGGCCCTGCGAGGCGGGAGGAGTGGGAGCCTTTGACCAaggccagcagcagcaggggtctAGATATGAGATCTGGATGAACCCCCTGTACACCTCCCAGGGAGAGTGGTCGGCCTCTCAGTGGAGGTCTGGGCTGACCCAGAACTCCCACTGCAGGGCCCCCCGGAGCCAAAGGGTCACCAGCAGGAAAAGAGGGAGCAAGGACAGGGCCAGCCCTGCCTCCAGCGGCACACCCCCTGGAGGCTCTGAGCCAAGCTCCTCCTGCTGCTCTGGGTCCCTGGAGGATGCTGTGGCCAGCTGCGGCCCACATCTGGCCTCGGGGGCTGGGGAAGGCAGAGGCAATGGGGCAGCGCTGGGCTGCAGGGACCCTGATGGCTGCCTGAAACCCAGGACCCGCGGCCTGACAGATGCTCTTCCTGACTCCTCCGCGAGCGCCAGGTCTCATGAGGAGTGTGGCGAAAGGGACAAGCTGTCCCAGGGCCGCCCCAGCAAGACTCCCCGGAGAGCCACCCAGCAGGGAGTTCCGGGTTCCCTCACTGTGAGCCCCTCGTCTATAGGGAACAAggacccacaggcagaggagtTTGGACAGGGAGCAGGGCACCCCCAGGCCAGAAATAGGTCTGGGGTGAGGCCAGCCTCGACTCGGGGCCCGGCTGCTTCTGGGGATGATGCGGGAGGCTACACCCCTCCTTCTGCATGTGCCTCAGCCATGAGCAGGAGCAGAAAGCAGGAGAGCAGAGCCAGCACCCTGACCTCAGCCAGCATTTCTGTCCGCAGTCGAGGTGCCCAGAGGGCCCGCCCCAGGGAGCACCACAGCCCTAAGGACATCAACTGCCCGCTCGACTCGCCTGTGTCCCAGCCAATGCCGGGGCCATCCAGCGGAGACAGGGCCCATCCACACGGCCCCCAACCCAGCCTTTCTGAAAGCCCACAGGGCACCTGGAACCGGGCCTCCTGGGACCCAGGGCCACCCTTCTCGGCCTCTCTTTATTCCCAGGACACACGCGGGCTAAGCAGCATCCCCATTACCCCTGGGAGCAATTCTGACTGTGTTTCCAATTTCCACCTCCCCGATTCTCCCTCTGCTGAGACCGAAGGGGGCCCTGAGTTCAGGCCGTGCTCACCGGCTCCCACACCTTCAAACACATCTGGCCCTTTCAGTGCCCCAGCTGATGGCCTGGGTGAAAAGACTGGGGGTGACAAATCCCAGCCTTCCTGGCCCTTGGTCCTGCCAGCTGGGTGGcctgagggagggaggctgggagcaCACTGGGGCAGCTGCTGTTCACACCTGGGCACATCCCTGGCTCACGGGTCCTCCTGTGGGACAATACAGATGATGCCAGCCCCACAGCCGCAGGGCAGCCAGGGGCCCTCCTCCAAGGCCTGCTGGGTGTGCAGCAGGTACTGTCCCACACCCCCCAGGACACGGCCCTCGGGCAAGAGGCATCCTTCAGGCAGCCGCAGGGAGGGTGACCGCAGCGCTGATGGGGAGCCTAGTGGGGAGCAGGTAGGAGATGAAAAGCTGGATGCGTGGCCTCCGCGGCCCCCTGGCTCTCAGGGAGCAGCCTCAGGGAGAGCAGTCAGAGCTGTGAGAAGGGGCTATCCTCGCAGTGGTCCCCAGCTCGGGAGGCTGGTCCAGGGGAAGCTCtcaggcagaggaggaggccTGGAGGAGCCAGAGGAAGGTGGCGGTGAGCTGCTGGGAGCTCTGCCCCGAGCCTCCCCAGAAGCCGTGGTCCGTGCGTGGCTGAGCAACATCCCGGAGGAGCCCATGAAACACGAGCTGGAGGACAAGGGCGAGGACATGGCCGGGCATGGCCTGGAAGGCCTCCAAGAGGACCCTGTGGACAAACACTCCCCAGATGGCCTGGAAAGATCAGTCTGGGCCAGACAAGTGCCCCTGGAACAGGCGGCCAGTGAGGAAGCAGAACCAGATAAAGCCTTTGCAGTGGCTAGCAGTGCCGGTCCCAAGTCAGGAGAGGGTCTGCCTTGCCATGGAGTGTCAGAAACCCCTACAGAGGCTGGAACAGGCAAAGGAGTGGCTGTGGACGGTGGGAGGGGCCAGTGCGTGCTTCCCAGCAGGGTCTCCACCTCCTTACAGATCATGAAGGCACTGATGGGGTCCCGGCCAGGCCGGCCCAGCAGTCTGCCTGAAGTGTCCCACTCAGCGGGCAGGAGACTCAGCTGCTCAGCCCAGGCCCTCATCACCTGTCTCGCCAGGCTCCACTTCTTTGATGATGATGACCTTGGGTCTCCCGCCAGCAAAGTGAGGTTCACAGACTCCCCTCGGTACCAGGAGCTCCTAAGTACCTTCCAGGCCCTGTGGCCAGGGAGTGGCCTCAGGAACGGTGAGCTGGAATCAGACCTCCGGGAGCTCGGCTGGCGCCAGGCCCTGCCGGCCCTCGGGCCCCACGTTGCAACCGAGGACTTCAGGCCCACATCCTCCTCTGGGGTGGATGTCGGCAGTGGTTCTGGAGGCTCGGGGGAGGGCAGTGGACCCtgcaccgtggactgcagcctggtgTCCGAGAAGATGGAGCTGCCCTTAAGCATCTCCTGCCAGGGGCCTGATTCCAGAACCTCGGGGAACCAAGAAGTTCCAGGAAACCAACAGCTGAGTAGTTATGAGGCTGAGGGTGCTGCCAGTGAGGACGGGGCAGAAAAAAACGGCAGGGAGCAGACGCTGGGGGGTGACCCGGACCAAGGAGATAAAAACACAATGCAGGATGACGGGGTACAATCggaggaaataaaagaagaaaaagaaagagcggAACTGCAAGCAGAGGGTGTCAGAGGGTTTCCGGAAGAGGAAGGAATCATGGAACTAGAATTGTCAGGGCCAGTCTCTCAAGATGGGGCTGGTGTCTGGGAAAATAAGAGCCTGCATGAAGAGGAGCCAGGAGACCCCACTGCTGTTGACACGCAGAGTTCttcagggaggagagggagcccGCCAGAGCCCCCCAGGAGCCTCAGCGAGAGGTGCCTGGATGCCAGTGGGAGTCAAAGTGGCCCCAAAGCTGAGCCCCCTTTGGAGAAGTTGCTTGGAGCAGCTGAGACTGGCTGTGGGCAAACCCTGGACAAGCTCACCCAGGGGGCTGGTGAGAGGGCCACTTGCAAGGGCCGCAGGGGGTCTCTGATCTCGGACCCTGTGTGGGTGTCCAAATTGTTGAAGAAGATGGAGAAGGCCTTCATGGACCACCTCGCCGCTGCCACAGCCGAGCTCTGCACCCGCTGGGGCCTGCAGGGTGACCACCTGCTGGACCAGATGGTGGCCGAGCTGCAGCAGGATGTGGGCCAGCGGCTCCAGGACAGTGTGGAGAAGGAGCTTCTCAAGGTCCAGAGCTGGGCAGGGGGCATGGGCACGGGGCcgcccagggaagccctccgcTGGGAGGCATCCCTGCAGACGGAGGAGCGCAGGCGGCGCCTCCAGGCCCTGCGCAACCTCTCGCCCTTCTCCGAGCAGACGCGAGGCCGGGAGGCGCCCTCCTTCTCCCTGGAGGACCTGCCGATCTTCAGGGGAGCCCTGGGGACCCAACTTGCCGTAGAGGCCAAGGGGGAGGAGTTTTGTCCCTGTGAGGCCTGCGTGAGGAAGAAAATTTCTCCCGCATCCCCAGTGGAAGCTGCGGGGTCAGCCAGCGCGCCCATCAGGAAGGCCTTCGACCTGCAGCACATTCTGCAGAAGAAGCAGGGAGGCTGTGCTGACGGAGAGGCAGCGGAGGTGGGCCCCGCTGTGCAGAGGGAGGTGGAGCCCCTTCACAGGGACCCCTCGGGGACAGGCACTGCCCGCGGAACTGATGGAGACCCTGAGCCGGGATCAGGCCAGGGCCCCGGAGCAGAGGAGGGGGACCAGACCCTCGGCGGGGATGAAGAGCcctgggggacagaggaggaggCGGGTGCTCAGGAGAAAGAGGGGGAAACAGAGCCCTGTGCAGGCAGCGAcccctgggaggggctggggaggggggagcagGGCATGGGTGGTGAGGGAGGAGGCCTGGACGCGGGCTGTGGGGCTGAGGacacgggggagcctcatggccTGAGGGGAGGCGGCCTGGGTCCAGGCGGACGAGATGCTGGTGCTGAAACAAAAGAGGCCCAGGGGGCTGCAAGGGAGGAGCAGTCAGAGACAGGAGGAGGACATGGAGGTGACGAAGAAGGGGGCCCTCAG TACGTCCTCTCTGGGGAACTGCTCTCTGCTCTCTCAGAAAGGCTCCGAAGATGA